A genome region from Nocardia sp. NBC_01730 includes the following:
- a CDS encoding winged helix-turn-helix transcriptional regulator codes for MDHRCCPGSVTGRYPKATPAAPRSGCASRCRHRPTSRRPAALRGALTKRLPRQEAGALVRDGLIARAVEPTTPPRVSYELTALGQGLTESLQQFLDWIRRHTVEVVAAQRRHDRQRR; via the coding sequence GTGGATCATCGTTGCTGCCCTGGATCGGTCACCGGCCGCTACCCGAAGGCAACACCAGCCGCGCCACGGTCGGGCTGCGCGAGCCGATGCCGACATCGCCCGACATCGCGCCGTCCCGCTGCACTCAGAGGCGCTCTAACCAAACGACTGCCACGTCAGGAAGCCGGTGCGCTCGTGCGGGATGGGCTCATCGCGCGTGCTGTGGAGCCCACCACGCCGCCGCGGGTCAGCTATGAACTCACCGCACTCGGCCAGGGCCTCACCGAGTCGTTGCAGCAGTTCCTGGACTGGATCCGTCGACACACGGTCGAGGTCGTGGCCGCGCAGCGCCGCCACGACCGGCAACGCCGATGA
- a CDS encoding NAD(P)-dependent oxidoreductase, with the protein MIDQKTAVTVLGTGSMGYAFAEAFLAAGHPTTVWNRSAQRAAPLVAAGANQQLAVADAIVASPLIITCLTTFQATRDSLTAAETELEGRTLVTLNSGTPADAREFARWATGRGARFLGGAIKNVPSAVGEPDTLLYFGGEQAVFDEHAETLRVLGGELVHLGTEPDLAALYESAVGATLLPALLGFFEGAAVLADRGVAARSMVPYSIKWLQMIESLLPVIADEIDNRDYTRLGSSIALFHAAIGYDEQLGRESGVDMSWHAPIHDLLRRAVAEGRGEQSITALIQLLAPDRPALDPEAGDSRSRSLEHRHA; encoded by the coding sequence ATGATCGATCAGAAAACCGCAGTGACCGTGCTCGGGACGGGTTCGATGGGCTACGCATTCGCAGAAGCCTTCCTTGCGGCGGGACATCCGACCACCGTGTGGAACCGCAGCGCGCAGCGGGCAGCCCCGCTCGTGGCCGCAGGCGCGAACCAGCAGCTGGCCGTCGCCGATGCCATCGTCGCCAGCCCGCTGATCATCACATGCTTGACCACATTCCAAGCCACCCGCGACAGTCTGACAGCTGCTGAGACCGAGCTGGAAGGGCGAACCCTCGTCACTCTCAACAGCGGAACACCTGCCGACGCGCGGGAATTCGCGCGCTGGGCGACCGGCCGTGGTGCACGTTTCCTCGGCGGCGCGATCAAGAATGTGCCTTCGGCCGTCGGAGAGCCGGACACATTGCTGTACTTCGGTGGCGAGCAAGCGGTCTTCGACGAGCACGCGGAAACACTGCGGGTACTTGGCGGTGAGCTCGTCCATCTAGGCACCGAACCGGACCTGGCGGCGCTCTACGAATCCGCCGTCGGCGCCACTCTTCTCCCCGCTCTGCTCGGGTTCTTCGAAGGCGCGGCCGTACTGGCCGACCGCGGTGTCGCGGCGCGCTCGATGGTGCCGTACTCGATCAAATGGCTTCAAATGATCGAGTCACTTCTACCAGTCATTGCCGACGAGATCGACAACCGGGACTACACCCGACTCGGCTCGTCGATCGCACTGTTCCATGCTGCGATCGGCTACGACGAGCAGCTCGGCAGAGAGTCCGGTGTCGATATGTCCTGGCATGCTCCGATACATGACCTGTTGCGCCGGGCGGTAGCCGAGGGCCGGGGTGAGCAGAGCATTACAGCACTGATCCAACTACTGGCGCCCGACCGCCCAGCGCTGGACCCCGAAGCCGGCGACTCTCGATCCCGATCACTCGAACATAGGCACGCATGA
- a CDS encoding MDR family MFS transporter, which yields MSAEPSAPASGGRTPTVIRVLVLATFVVILNETIMINAIPRLMADLAVTERAAQWVSTAFMLTMAAIIPTTGWFLQRVSTRQAYAVAMGVFLAGTALSSFAPSFAVLLLGRIIQAGGTAVMMPLLMTTLMTVVPEHDRGRVMGNVTLAISVAPAMGPVISGAVLQIGSWRWLFVLVLPIAGVITWLGLRRLENVGEPQAGGIDAASVALAALGFGGLVFGLSRFESGNLTSPALIVAAGSALIIAFVLRQLRLQRTGIPLLDLRVLLSGTYTKALVLMSVAFMAMLGSMILLPLYLQNLRGLSPLETGLLVMPGGLAMGLLGPTIGRLFDRFGGRLLVIPGSIGIAASLAGFTQISATMPYWQLLALHILLMVSLAATFTPVFTLGLGALPRHLYSHGSSMLGTLQQVAAAFGTALVVTVMSARSTTLVADGTDPLNAHLDGMRVAFFVSAALALIVIVMAVLLPSRAAIPEEAEEPETTTPELVKG from the coding sequence ATGTCCGCCGAACCATCCGCTCCCGCCTCGGGAGGACGGACACCAACTGTCATCCGGGTGCTGGTGCTCGCGACTTTCGTGGTGATCCTGAACGAGACCATCATGATCAACGCGATCCCGCGGCTGATGGCAGACCTCGCGGTCACCGAGCGGGCGGCGCAATGGGTGTCCACCGCGTTCATGCTGACGATGGCGGCGATCATCCCGACTACCGGCTGGTTCCTGCAGCGCGTGTCGACCAGGCAGGCTTACGCCGTGGCGATGGGGGTCTTCCTGGCCGGTACCGCGCTGTCTTCGTTCGCGCCGTCGTTCGCGGTGCTGCTTCTCGGACGGATCATCCAGGCCGGTGGTACCGCGGTGATGATGCCGCTGCTGATGACCACGCTGATGACGGTGGTGCCCGAGCATGACCGCGGCAGGGTGATGGGCAATGTCACGCTGGCCATTTCGGTGGCACCCGCGATGGGTCCGGTGATCTCCGGAGCAGTGCTGCAGATCGGTTCGTGGCGTTGGCTTTTCGTGCTGGTGCTGCCGATCGCGGGGGTGATCACCTGGCTGGGCCTGCGTCGGCTGGAGAACGTCGGTGAACCGCAAGCCGGGGGGATCGACGCAGCCAGCGTGGCACTGGCCGCCCTCGGGTTCGGTGGGCTGGTCTTCGGGCTCAGCCGGTTCGAGAGCGGCAACCTCACCAGCCCGGCGCTGATCGTCGCCGCGGGCTCGGCGCTGATCATCGCGTTCGTATTACGTCAGTTGCGGCTGCAGCGCACCGGCATTCCGCTGCTGGATCTGCGGGTCCTGCTGTCCGGTACCTACACCAAGGCGCTGGTTCTGATGTCGGTCGCGTTCATGGCGATGCTCGGGTCGATGATCCTGCTGCCGTTGTACCTGCAGAACCTGCGTGGCCTGAGCCCATTGGAGACCGGCTTGCTGGTGATGCCGGGTGGGTTGGCGATGGGTCTGCTCGGGCCGACCATTGGGCGCTTGTTCGACCGGTTCGGCGGACGCTTGCTGGTGATTCCGGGGTCGATCGGGATCGCCGCGTCGCTGGCCGGGTTCACCCAGATCTCGGCGACCATGCCGTACTGGCAGCTGCTGGCCCTGCATATTCTGCTGATGGTGTCGCTGGCCGCGACCTTCACCCCGGTCTTCACTCTCGGCCTCGGCGCGCTTCCGCGGCATCTGTATTCGCACGGCAGCTCCATGCTCGGCACCCTGCAGCAGGTCGCCGCGGCTTTCGGTACCGCCCTGGTGGTGACGGTGATGTCGGCCCGCAGCACCACGCTCGTCGCCGATGGCACCGACCCCCTCAACGCCCACCTCGATGGCATGCGCGTGGCCTTCTTCGTCTCCGCGGCCTTGGCGCTGATCGTGATCGTCATGGCAGTGCTGTTGCCGAGCCGGGCCGCCATCCCGGAAGAAGCCGAGGAGCCCGAGACCACGACTCCCGAACTGGTCAAGGGCTGA
- a CDS encoding MerR family transcriptional regulator, translated as MTDITQDGSLVSIGELSRLTGVPVRTIRFYCDEMILESRRTSGGHRMFDPATAVDQLLLVRRLRALGLSLAPIMDVLAGTMSLAEAVAAERRTLDTELAALTWRRASLLAVEDASPAERAARLELLAAVQDRHSAHDSLVRFWRHMLTPIPLEMFDGFIAMNVPDLPDDPAPHQVVAYAELATLITDPALRAVISRQLWRSDQARIRHRQALLTGVARAYESASHLLLAHERPRPGPELDQFVDAHAAARGERDTPQFRRQLLVGAADTDYRIRRYWSLTGEFTGTPTVGAAADWLYEALKRSATPASALTS; from the coding sequence GTGACGGACATCACACAAGACGGCAGCTTGGTCAGCATCGGCGAACTGTCGCGACTGACCGGTGTTCCGGTCCGCACCATCCGCTTCTATTGCGACGAAATGATTCTGGAGTCTCGACGCACCTCGGGCGGGCACCGGATGTTCGACCCGGCCACCGCCGTCGATCAGCTCCTACTGGTGCGCCGACTTCGTGCGCTCGGTCTGAGTCTGGCCCCGATCATGGACGTACTCGCCGGCACGATGTCACTTGCCGAGGCGGTCGCGGCAGAACGTAGGACGCTCGACACCGAACTGGCCGCGTTGACGTGGCGGCGGGCCTCGCTGCTCGCAGTCGAAGACGCGTCGCCCGCCGAGCGGGCCGCCCGCTTGGAATTGCTTGCCGCAGTCCAGGACCGACACAGCGCCCACGACTCGCTCGTGCGGTTCTGGCGACACATGCTCACCCCCATACCACTGGAAATGTTCGACGGGTTCATCGCGATGAACGTGCCGGACCTGCCGGACGATCCGGCACCCCACCAGGTAGTGGCCTACGCCGAACTCGCCACACTCATTACCGATCCCGCGCTTCGCGCCGTGATCTCACGCCAGCTCTGGCGATCCGACCAGGCCCGGATCCGCCACAGGCAGGCACTCCTCACCGGAGTCGCTCGAGCATATGAGTCCGCAAGCCACCTCCTCCTCGCCCATGAGCGGCCTCGGCCCGGCCCCGAGCTCGACCAATTCGTCGACGCCCACGCAGCTGCCCGAGGCGAACGCGACACGCCACAGTTCCGAAGGCAACTCCTGGTCGGCGCCGCCGACACCGACTACCGCATCCGCCGGTACTGGAGCCTCACCGGCGAGTTCACCGGCACCCCCACGGTCGGCGCTGCCGCCGACTGGCTGTACGAGGCGCTCAAACGATCCGCCACCCCGGCATCCGCGCTCACGTCATGA
- a CDS encoding maleylpyruvate isomerase family mycothiol-dependent enzyme gives MANDATMTNEEIWRAVAAERASLVELLETLSEDSWNHGSLCEGWRVRDVVAHIVLSARPSVGWILVNLIRARGNLDRAIRDTAIHHAENTTTAQLLTELSDSIGLRSTVVGTTPADRLMDLLVHGQDIAVPLGIAREMPINAARSALERVWTMNIPFDARKKLTGYRLVATDVGWTAGDGLAIEGPVAALLLLATGRRAARDLLAGEGAARLIADGDPR, from the coding sequence ATGGCGAACGACGCAACGATGACCAACGAAGAGATTTGGCGGGCTGTTGCCGCCGAGCGGGCAAGCCTGGTCGAATTACTGGAGACGTTGTCCGAGGACAGCTGGAACCATGGCTCCCTCTGCGAGGGCTGGCGAGTTCGTGATGTCGTTGCGCATATCGTTTTGTCCGCACGCCCCAGCGTCGGCTGGATTCTGGTCAACCTGATTCGCGCCCGCGGCAACCTGGACCGAGCGATCCGAGACACCGCCATCCACCACGCCGAGAACACGACGACCGCGCAGCTGCTCACGGAGCTGAGCGACAGTATCGGACTTCGCTCGACTGTGGTCGGCACCACCCCTGCCGATCGGCTGATGGACTTGCTCGTACACGGCCAAGACATCGCGGTTCCACTCGGCATCGCCCGCGAAATGCCCATCAACGCTGCACGATCGGCTCTCGAACGAGTCTGGACTATGAATATTCCGTTCGATGCACGCAAGAAGTTGACCGGGTATCGGCTCGTGGCAACTGATGTGGGATGGACTGCTGGCGACGGGCTCGCCATCGAAGGACCCGTCGCCGCGCTGTTGCTGCTCGCCACTGGCCGCCGCGCCGCGCGAGATCTCCTCGCTGGCGAGGGTGCTGCGCGACTGATCGCCGATGGAGATCCTCGGTAG
- a CDS encoding YbaB/EbfC family nucleoid-associated protein, with the protein MADDFADASFAEAMDSFTQQMQLISGLQQQRARLTASASVRDRRVTVTVNADGVVIETKFSSDIDDLDYDEIAAAMTQAAQQAAAEIARRTDELLAPLTEQKMTMPKFSDLVEGFPDVQGQIPAAPVVSLAPPNAVERQEVADDEPGRVRPSDRSSGVYDSSW; encoded by the coding sequence ATGGCGGATGATTTTGCCGACGCTTCCTTCGCGGAAGCGATGGATTCCTTTACCCAGCAGATGCAGTTGATTTCGGGGTTACAGCAGCAGCGGGCCCGGTTGACCGCGTCGGCTTCGGTGCGGGATCGGCGGGTCACGGTGACGGTCAACGCCGACGGTGTGGTGATCGAGACCAAGTTCTCCTCGGATATCGACGATTTGGATTACGACGAGATCGCCGCGGCGATGACCCAGGCCGCGCAGCAGGCCGCCGCGGAGATCGCTCGCCGGACCGACGAACTCCTCGCGCCGTTGACCGAGCAGAAGATGACGATGCCCAAGTTCTCGGACCTGGTCGAGGGGTTCCCCGACGTGCAGGGACAGATCCCCGCCGCGCCGGTCGTGTCGCTGGCCCCACCGAACGCGGTGGAACGTCAAGAGGTAGCCGACGACGAACCGGGTCGGGTAAGGCCGTCGGATCGGTCTTCTGGAGTTTACGATTCCAGCTGGTGA